A genomic stretch from Helianthus annuus cultivar XRQ/B chromosome 1, HanXRQr2.0-SUNRISE, whole genome shotgun sequence includes:
- the LOC110880835 gene encoding transcription elongation factor SPT4 homolog 1, whose product MTTTTTTAAQIPTSFGHELRACRRCRLVKTYDQFRDTGCENCPFFKMHEDSDIVADCTTGTFNGIIALMDPSRSWAAKWLRFGKFVPGCYTLDVSETLSDEMQSICHDNDVRYIPPKQA is encoded by the exons ATGACGacgaccaccaccaccgccgcgcAAATTCCGACAAGTTTCGGTCATGAACTCCGAGCATGTCGTCGTTGCCGCCTCGTCAAAACCTACGACCAG TTTCGTGATACAGGGTGTGAGAACTGTCCTTTCTTTAAGATGCATGAAGATTCTGACATTGTTGCCGATTGCACCACTGGTACTTTCAACGG GATCATCGCTTTAATGGACCCTTCCCGCAGTTGGGCTGCTAAGTGGCTTCGATTTG GAAAGTTTGTTCCAGGCTGCTACACACTGGACGTCTCTGAAACACTATCGGATGAAATGCAG TCTATTTGCCACGACAATGATGTGAGATACATTCCACCAAAACAGGCATGA
- the LOC110880824 gene encoding pentatricopeptide repeat-containing protein At3g53700, chloroplastic: MAFSFSSCLTCDPWTLPQILKHPSLFSTPTKHPTFVSFASTKHYEQLTTLPSEKDVVDMLRGENDEKTVIDVFKWALEQPSFEPSLGLYEEMIRKLGQVGSVESIRSVLDEMKRSSCKVKEDTFFVLIESFAKFELYDEAICVLFIMEEEFRVKPGTDSYNFLLNVLVDANKLKLVEDVHSLMCSKRIKRDVATFNILIKALCKVRQMRLAILMMEEMPAHGSVPDEKTYTTLMHGFIDEGNVDGALRIREQMVSAQCQSTNLTVNTLIHGFCKIGQVSEALNFVQEMTIDGFFPDRVTFDTLVNGLCKAGHVHQGLEIMDVMFQEGHDPYVHTYNTVISALCKMGKVEAANEIVNLMLERDVSPDTVTYNTIVSGLCSENQVVAASELALNLTSKGIRPDVSTFNSLIQGLCLSGKFETALNVLDDMKNKGCQADEFTYNMLIDWYCSKGKLDAALKILNEMESSNCPRSAITYNTLIDGFSKNKKIEEAGEIFDRMELQGVPRNMTTYNTLIDGLCKNRRSEEAAMLMDQMITEGLKPDKFTYNSILSHFCKTGDIKKATDIVQVMVTNECEPDIVTYGTLIQGLCKAGRIEVACRLLRSIQLKNMVVTPYAYNPVLQTLFKKRGADAAMEFFREMEKTGCPPDEVSYRIVSKALCSGGGQIGQAVDFIYEMTSKGFVPEFSAIYMLAEGLCALKMDDTLVKIVDQIMKTAKFPENEVKMITGFLRIRKFEDALVTLDRFLSIRKPKRGYW; encoded by the coding sequence ATGGCTTTTAGTTTTTCCTCTTGTTTAACCTGTGACCCCTGGACTCTACCTCAAATCCTAAAGCACCCATCTTTGTTTTCAACTCCCACAAAGCACCCAACTTTTGTTTCCTTTGCATCCACTAAACACTATGAGCAACTCACAACTTTACCTTCAGAAAAAGATGTTGTCGATATGCTGCGCGGTGAGAACGATGAGAAAactgtgattgatgtatttaaaTGGGCGTTAGAGCAACCGAGTTTCGAACCCTCTTTGGGACTTTACGAGGAAATGATTAGAAAGCTTGGTCAAGTAGGTTCGGTTGAGTCGATTAGAAGCGTGTTGGATGAAATGAAACGGTCTTCGTGTAAGGTTAAGGAAGATACTTTCTTTGTTTTGATTGAAAGTTTCGCTAAGTTTGAGTTATACGATGAGGCGATTTGTGTTCTGTTTATAATGGAAGAAGAGTTTCGAGTGAAACCGGGGACTGACAGTTATAATTTCTTGTTAAATGTTCTTGTTGATGCGAACAAGTTGAAGTTAGTCGAAGATGTTCACTCGTTGATGTGTAGTAAAAGAATTAAACGAGACGTTGCAACGTTCAATATCTTGATAAAAGCTCTTTGTAAAGTCCGTCAAATGAGGCTTGCGATTTTGATGATGGAAGAGATGCCAGCTCATGGATCGGTACCCGATGAAAAAACGTACACGACCCTGATGCACGGGTTTATTGATGAAGGGAACGTAGACGGTGCGTTAAGAATCAGAGAACAAATGGTATCCGCTCAATGTCAATCAACCAATTTAACCGTTAATACTTTGATTCACGGGTTTTGCAAAATCGGTCAAGTTTCGGAAGCTTTGAATTTCGTTCAAGAAATGACAATTGACGGGTTTTTTCCCGATCGGGTTACTTTCGATACGTTGGTTAACGGTTTATGCAAAGCGGGTCATGTACATCAAGGTTTAGAGATTATGGATGTCATGTTTCAAGAGGGTCATGATCCGTATGTACACACTTACAACACGGTGATATCGGCATTGTGTAAAATGGGTAAAGTTGAAGCGGCAAATGAAATTGTAAACCTAATGCTCGAACGAGACGTTTCTCCCGATACGGTCACGTACAACACGATCGTTAGCGGTTTGTGTAGCGAAAACCAAGTTGTAGCAGCTTCCGAACTTGCGCTTAACCTAACGAGCAAAGGAATTCGACCCGATGTTTCGACATTCAATTCGCTGATTCAAGGTCTTTGCTTATCGGGCAAATTTGAAACCGCACTAAACGTGTTGGATGACATGAAGAACAAAGGGTGTCAAGCCGACGAGTTTACGTACAACATGCTAATCGATTGGTATTGCTCAAAAGGTAAACTCGATGCCGCTTTAAAAATCTTGAACGAAATGGAATCGAGCAACTGCCCGCGAAGCGCGATAACGTACAATACACTTATCGACGGGTTTTCGAAAAACAAGAAAATCGAAGAAGCGGGTGAAATTTTCGATCGAATGGAGCTTCAAGGGGTTCCGCGAAATATGACGACGTACAACACGCTTATCGACGGTCTTTGCAAGAACAGACGGTCTGAGGAAGCCGCTATGCTTATGGATCAGATGATAACCGAAGGGTTAAAGCCCGATAAGTTCACGTATAATTCGATTCTTTCCCACTTTTGTAAAACGGGCGATATTAAAAAAGCAACGGATATCGTGCAAGTTATGGTTACGAACGAATGCGAACCCGATATCGTAACGTACGGGACTTTGATTCAAGGGTTATGTAAAGCAGGACGGATCGAGGTTGCGTGCAGGTTACTTAGAAGTATCCAGTTAAAAAACATGGTTGTAACACCGTACGCGTATAATCCCGTTCTTCAAACGTTGTTTAAAAAGCGCGGTGCGGATGCTGCAATGGAGTTCTTTAGAGAAATGGAGAAAACGGGCTGTCCTCCTGATGAGGTGTCGTATAGGATTGTTTCAAAAGCGTTATGTTCGGGTGGAGGGCAAATTGGTCAAGCGGTTGACTTTATATACGAGATGACGTCGAAAGGTTTTGTACCGGAGTTTTCGGCTATTTATATGCTGGCTGAAGGGCTTTGTGCGTTGAAAATGGATGATACTTTGGTTAAGATAGTGGATCAGATCATGAAAACTGCAAAGTTTCCGGAGAATGAAGTGAAAATGATAACGGGTTTCCTTAGAATTCGTAAATTTGAAGATGCGTTGGTGACATTGGATCGGTTTCTTAGTATTCGGAAGCCGAAGAGAGGTTATTGGTGA